Genomic window (Nevskiales bacterium):
GCAGAGCGGTGCCAATCAGGGGCGCCCCCCGCAAGGGGCGCCCTTTTTTATTGTGCCGCCACCCCTGCTAGACTCCGGCCCTGCGGGAATACCAAGAGGAGGGGCTCATGAAGCTGCTGACTGCGATCATCAAGCCGTTCAAGCTCGAGGACGTGCGCGAGGCCTTGTCCGAGATCGGCGTGCAGGGCATCACGGTCACCGAGGTGAAAGGCTTCGGGCGCCAGAAGGGCCACACCGAG
Coding sequences:
- a CDS encoding P-II family nitrogen regulator, yielding MKLLTAIIKPFKLEDVREALSEIGVQGITVTEVKGFGRQKGHTE